In the Populus trichocarpa isolate Nisqually-1 chromosome 1, P.trichocarpa_v4.1, whole genome shotgun sequence genome, TAGAGCGGTTGACGCGTGCAATGAACAcgtcaacaatttttttcttattttattttattttgacaaagaCAAAACTATTGCTAGaactaaattataataacaaaaaaaccattatgaaaCTACCACTAATCTCTTGAAgtcaaggttattttttttatggtaaggGCAATGAAGTCATTAAACTgtttatagtaaaataaaatcccTATAAAGCTCCTAGACTCaaggtcatttttttaataaagtttttaagggtaataaaataatttacctgttataaaaaattgaaaagaagtgGTACCTCAAACAAATagagaataataaattaacctcgtaaaaaaaaacttttaaacctCGAAtctagttcattttattttttcataagttaaaattataattttactgtATATGTAGAATGTTTTTTCTACATGCTTTAGGTtttgtaataatatatatatatatattttattttttttaaaagttaattatctttagaaaattgaaattaacaaGGCTTGAACTTGTTTAATAATATAAGCAACCTGCATTAATTATTAAATGTCAAGTAAGATCTTGGACCTCCGTCATGGATTcttcataataataaatcaaattgtGATAACtttaataacttatttaaaattaaatcacatgataaattaaattaaattagatttaaattcATTTCATAACCTATTACAATTATTAAGTCTACAATGAAATACtaaaccaaataattaaattcaatatatgtgaaacttttttttggtataGTGGAAAGATGGAAGAAAAACTAAGAAGCCCTAACATACAAGCTTCCCATCGAATCCGTGAGAAGATGCAAATTCAAACCTAGAGGCAAGGATTCCCAGATCCTCAGACCCGATGTCTTCTCTTCTGCAGCATGCTCAGCCATAAAACCAGCACAGGTGTTTGCTTCCCTATAAGTAAGTATGATGAAGCTTGACTAGCTAATCTCTCTTCAACAGATCTCTGATATCTCCACTATAAGAGCTCCGAACTTGTGAAACTCATAATCAAAACCTGCAGTGACCAACCATATAGCATCCATGGAGTCAGAGTCACAGAGAATCCGTCTGTAACCCCTTTCCCAAGCTAAAAGAAGACCATGCTTCTTCAAAGCCATCAATTCTGGTAATAGTTTACACCCAAATCCTGCAAATCCAGTAAAGCCCACCACAAACAAGCCTTCTCTATGGTGAATTAGGCCCTCGGAACCAGCTCTCCCTGGGTTTCCTAGAGAGCTACCTTCAATATCTAGCTTGATAAAATCATCCTCGGGTCGTTGCCATGATAGTAGCTCTAACATTATTATTCTTCCATGTTAAACCACAATCTTCTATTAATCTTCCTTAGCAGCCAATTCTCTCCTCCATGAGCagtgctaaaaataaaaatgaattaaatgggcaatcttaactatttttttagttgagaaataatttttgttacctaaattatttctttttgttagaagaatctttatatttatttaaaatgatataaaatatagacAATTTAAAGAAGATATAAATAAACCtatctcatattaattatttattaaatatttgttcaaaacttgaaaaatacatatctgttaaaaaaacttttcttgaAATGTTGAGGAATatcaaatcaaacttaaaagaagaagggtatttttgaaatattatatttcatttagaatcactattttatttttacttaaaattcaaattaatatcttaagaaaaaattcaaacacaaaaattaatttaatcctataaattaaattgaacccATAGATTCTAAACATCATGCCGGTAGTTAATCAGATATGAACCATGCCATTTGACGACCACACTTGACAGACAACATGTTGAACCCAATTAATTCCTAGAAAGGAGACTGCTTAGTACTTATTAGGTGCTATAAAGTTGATTATTGTATGCATATTATCACAAAAACAGTGATGAGGACGACAAGAGAGCACTGGGTCTTTGTGCCGAGGTCTGAGGATGAGGCTTTTGTTGCCCACCATTcatccaagataaaaaaaaccttagaaaTATGCTGACAGAACCTATCACTTGTCCATAGGCTTGGAGCCAACCAAAAAATACACACTATCAATTCATAGAGATCAAGAGAAAACATGGCACTGAGGTTGTGGGCTTCTTCTACAGCCAATGCACTGAGAATCTCAGTCGCCTCCACAGCTCACGTCTCTCCTTCATACTCCCTCTCAAGATGCTTCTCCACTGGTACTCTCTTTGTCATCAGCCGGTGgtttatttcatcaatttgtTGGTTAAAAATGGGGTTCTCGTTTAGTCCTTTAAAAGCTATTTGGCAGACTTTATTGTAGTGTAGGaggataatatttattacaactAGTTGGGTTTTGCAGTACTAGATGGGTTGAAGTATGCAACTTCACATGAATGGGTGAAGCATGAAGGCTCGCTGGCTACTATTGGCATTACCGATCATGCTCAggtcatcttttcttttatctcctTCCTTGTAGCACTGAATTTCTTCTTGGCCTCACTGAGTAgagtattttctttctttctttctttcatataGAACATTACTTGGTTAAGCCATTTCTGTGGGGAATCTCGTTTGCATAGACATTCTTTTACTGGTGGTTTTGGATTAGATAGTGCATGGCTGTATGCCATTGTGATTCGATAaccattcttttttaaaattgttcaaGTTGTAAGCTGCAGCCACAATTTAACCACGCAGGATATGATGGAAATtgagctctgttttttttttttttttttttttgagtttcttGAATGAAGAAGTCAATAACCTTATCtgattttcctttaaaaaaatatgatacaaGGGGCATCACCAATTCAAAATGTGCTGTTACTAGGCTTTGTATGACTCTACTtcgtttcttcttctgtttgcTCTGTCGCTGCTGTTACCAAAGCTTGAACCCTGGCGGCTGATGGTTGGGGTTTGTACAACACCACACCATGCAAGAACAAGAGCAAAACAAGGGGCATTAactactttgtttttcttctgaacaattaaaattgaatgcAATTTCGTATACCTTTTGTAACATCCTTACATAGTTTGGGATATATCGGGTACATTTTACAGGACCATTTGGGTGAAGTAGTGTTCGTGGACCTGCCAGAGCCGGATGGTTCTGTCAGCCAAGGGAAGAGCTTTGGAGCAGTGGAAAGTGTGAAGGCAACTAGTGATATCAATTCTCCGATCTCCGGTGAGATTGTTGAGGTTAATACACAGCTTAGTGAGACTCCTGGACTGGTAAGTATCAAGCCATGCAAGAGCAGATTGTTTCGGCTTTATAAATTTCTAATAGCTGAGAGAAATATTTGTATATGCATGCCTGATCTTGACAATTTGTGTAATGAAGATAAATAAAAGTCCATATGAAGAGGGATGGATGATCAAGGTGAAGCCAAGCAACCCATCAGAACTAGAATCCTTACTGGGTGCAAAGGAATACACCAAACTCTGCGAGGAAGAAGATCATTAGGAATTTAGTATGCTTTGGATGTCTTATTATCCTGGACTAACCTGttctaaaactataaaaaagttTTCTTTGAATTCTTGTCAGTTATATTACAAATCATTTCCTACTTTTctccaatccttttttttttaaattctgctTTTGCCTTTCTTTGGTTACATTTTATGTTGTAATTCTGCAATTTCTTGTAACTGAGTACCATTCCTCCCCTTGCACTGGATTCTTCTTTTCTACGGATTTCCTGCTCCATAGTTGCATGAAGATGATGCTTGGTGTGTTCACGAAAATTTTATGCAATCttgaaaattaataacaaagaaaaaataaaagtattcttATTTCTTCTACCTGGTTTCCTATCAAACAAAAGAGAGAATCAATGCCCCCATATAACACAAACCTAGCCAATAGGCAACATGAGATAAGTTTCATGAAGCAAAGCAAGTCGATTCTATCCGACGTTTAATTTCCAACAAGCAGTTAATatacttcaatttattttcttggaacTCTTCTGCAGAACTCCGAATTCACCAAAACTCTAGCCACATAAAAACCCTCATTTACTCGATACAAacaataagatttaaaaaagaCTTTTAATAGATTTCTTCAATATATATGAGTTAAGGGAGGCTttcaaacattataaaaaaatttaaatatactaGTTTTGACTTTTCACTACTGTTTTGATCATAAATAGATCCACATAAGATATTTTAATGCGATTCTAGTTATACTGAATCTTGACTTCTTAAATTAGTTAGTTTTCTTAAATTAGTATGATCTAACAAAGTTACTTGCAAGCTGTGCAGGAGTAAAGACTTGAAACAAGTATCTGATTCTAATAAGATATGCAGGATTCTACTGATAAAGCAAAATGAACGGTGCTTTAAAATGTTCATTGCAGAATTAAGTAAGCTCATGAAAGATCAGAGAGGGGAAGAGAGGAGACCTCGT is a window encoding:
- the LOC18094192 gene encoding glycine cleavage system H protein, mitochondrial, translated to MALRLWASSTANALRISVASTAHVSPSYSLSRCFSTVLDGLKYATSHEWVKHEGSLATIGITDHAQDHLGEVVFVDLPEPDGSVSQGKSFGAVESVKATSDINSPISGEIVEVNTQLSETPGLINKSPYEEGWMIKVKPSNPSELESLLGAKEYTKLCEEEDH